The following are encoded together in the Bradyrhizobium algeriense genome:
- a CDS encoding ABC transporter substrate-binding protein, with amino-acid sequence MAPSGKLRGKLPSGPASASRRSFVKGLGAAGVTLPALAMLPRWGFVQDAAANYANAAIGWKQFAGQTIALAGAIHPWSNAITPLLPDFTELTGISVVPDFRLETTYLGALPIQLNRGSSTPDVFMWTTYGQGISAGWLEPLNAYYADKSLTDLGWYDESDLLKTARAFPLWRDGERYAMPITSEAVTLFINGDALAAKNLPVPQTFEQLLVTANALKTDEMSGIAMRAQAGGNSSVAAMSFVFSYGGAMVSDNKAVFASPEAIAAIEMFGKLLSQAGPGGVSGYEWYHVLDDFLQRRTAMAIDSSNFATDISNPARSLVAGKAVFAAFPHATGRTSVPFMSHWQACINSRSRNKRAAFLFLLWATSKPTSMRTAAAGLATTRVSAWSSGDFKKAFGAQAAEAALTNLQNADVDRAKAILFHPQSRPIMDAFMIGVNEVVTGANPAKIAMTNAAAKANAAIRG; translated from the coding sequence ATGGCTCCAAGTGGAAAGTTGCGTGGAAAGTTGCCGAGCGGTCCAGCGTCGGCCAGCCGGCGCAGTTTCGTCAAGGGATTGGGCGCGGCGGGCGTAACTTTGCCGGCCCTTGCCATGTTGCCGCGGTGGGGTTTCGTACAGGATGCCGCGGCGAACTATGCCAATGCCGCGATAGGTTGGAAACAATTTGCGGGGCAGACGATCGCGCTCGCGGGCGCGATCCATCCCTGGTCGAACGCGATTACTCCACTCTTGCCCGATTTCACCGAGCTCACCGGTATTAGCGTCGTTCCCGACTTCCGGCTGGAGACGACGTACCTGGGCGCGCTGCCGATCCAGCTCAACCGTGGCAGCAGCACCCCCGACGTCTTCATGTGGACGACCTATGGCCAGGGCATCTCGGCAGGATGGCTCGAGCCGCTGAACGCCTATTATGCCGACAAGTCGCTGACCGATCTCGGCTGGTATGACGAGAGCGACCTTCTCAAGACAGCCCGGGCCTTTCCGTTGTGGCGGGACGGCGAACGCTACGCCATGCCGATCACTTCGGAGGCAGTGACCCTGTTCATCAACGGCGATGCGCTGGCAGCCAAGAACCTGCCGGTTCCGCAGACTTTCGAGCAGCTGCTTGTTACTGCGAACGCGCTCAAGACCGATGAGATGTCCGGGATAGCCATGCGGGCTCAAGCCGGCGGCAATTCATCGGTGGCGGCCATGAGCTTCGTCTTCTCCTATGGCGGGGCCATGGTCAGCGACAACAAGGCTGTTTTCGCAAGCCCCGAAGCAATCGCGGCCATCGAGATGTTTGGAAAGTTGCTCAGTCAAGCCGGGCCTGGCGGTGTGAGCGGCTACGAATGGTACCACGTGCTGGACGACTTCCTTCAGCGCAGGACGGCGATGGCGATCGACAGCAGCAATTTCGCGACCGACATCTCCAATCCGGCAAGAAGCCTCGTTGCCGGGAAGGCCGTGTTTGCCGCCTTTCCGCATGCCACCGGTCGCACGTCCGTGCCCTTCATGTCGCATTGGCAGGCCTGCATCAATTCCAGGTCACGAAACAAGCGGGCGGCGTTCCTGTTTCTGCTGTGGGCGACAAGCAAGCCGACATCGATGCGGACCGCCGCGGCGGGGCTGGCGACGACACGGGTGTCGGCCTGGTCGAGCGGGGACTTCAAGAAAGCGTTCGGCGCACAAGCCGCGGAGGCGGCGCTGACCAACTTGCAGAATGCCGATGTCGACCGCGCCAAGGCGATCCTTTTCCATCCGCAATCGAGACCGATCATGGACGCATTCATGATCGGCGTGAATGAAGTGGTCACCGGAGCGAATCCAGCGAAGATTGCGATGACCAACGCCGCCGCGAAGGCCAATGCGGCGATCCGCGGATAG
- a CDS encoding ThuA domain-containing protein, translating into MRRREFIALLGGAAAIRPFGAHAERPPARILYFTYSAGYRHDVIPLSKAILTRLGSNSGVFEVTATEDTSEFSTENLERYAAVMFYTSGELPMSGAQKVALLNFVRSGRGFLGVHSATDTFYNWPDYLDLVGGYFNGHPWHQAVTIQVDPSDPLVAFLGNSLQVEDEIYQISDFDHRGSRVLLRLDPGSVDLGKTGVHRRFYGWPLAWTRYYGEGRVFYTALGHEPSVWQDARYQRILANAVLWSIRRSP; encoded by the coding sequence GTGAGACGACGTGAGTTCATCGCGCTCCTCGGCGGCGCGGCGGCAATCCGGCCATTCGGCGCGCACGCGGAGCGCCCGCCTGCGCGCATCCTCTATTTCACATACTCGGCCGGCTACCGGCATGATGTCATACCGCTTTCCAAGGCTATCCTGACCCGGCTTGGAAGCAATTCGGGTGTCTTTGAAGTCACGGCAACGGAAGACACATCTGAATTTTCCACCGAAAACCTCGAGCGCTACGCCGCGGTGATGTTCTACACGTCAGGAGAGCTTCCGATGAGCGGCGCGCAAAAGGTAGCGCTTCTCAATTTTGTGCGCTCGGGCCGCGGGTTCCTCGGTGTTCATTCGGCGACCGACACATTCTACAATTGGCCGGACTATCTCGATCTGGTCGGCGGCTACTTCAATGGTCATCCCTGGCATCAGGCCGTGACAATCCAGGTTGATCCCAGCGATCCCCTCGTGGCTTTTCTCGGGAATTCGTTGCAAGTCGAGGACGAGATCTACCAGATCAGCGACTTCGACCATCGTGGATCACGCGTGCTGCTGCGCCTCGACCCAGGCTCGGTGGATCTTGGCAAGACCGGCGTGCATCGACGATTCTATGGTTGGCCTCTTGCATGGACGCGATACTACGGCGAGGGACGCGTATTCTATACGGCGCTGGGCCACGAACCGTCAGTCTGGCAGGACGCCCGCTACCAGCGAATCCTGGCGAATGCTGTCCTCTGGTCGATACGAAGGTCGCCCTAG
- a CDS encoding nucleotide-binding protein — protein MVDPYEYTDSILKQWGPGGTAYQGGRQLPAPGDPRKVFVSHGHDDKAKADVTSFLESCGLEPIVLADQPSGGRAILEKFEAYRDVGFATVLLTADDLGRAKSDTDLQPRARQNVIMEMGYFMAKLGRGRVCVLLQVGVEIPSNILGIVTIGYPHDSEWPDELRRELKYAGLKLRS, from the coding sequence ATGGTCGACCCTTATGAATACACCGATAGTATTTTGAAACAATGGGGGCCAGGCGGGACGGCATATCAAGGCGGGCGGCAGCTTCCTGCACCTGGCGATCCCAGAAAAGTATTTGTCTCGCACGGCCATGACGACAAAGCCAAAGCGGACGTCACGTCATTCCTTGAGAGCTGCGGTCTCGAGCCGATCGTTCTAGCGGATCAGCCGAGCGGAGGCCGCGCAATTCTTGAAAAGTTTGAAGCCTACAGGGACGTCGGATTTGCGACCGTTCTTCTAACGGCCGACGATCTCGGCCGAGCCAAATCCGATACAGACCTGCAGCCGCGAGCGCGCCAAAATGTTATAATGGAGATGGGCTACTTCATGGCCAAGCTCGGAAGGGGCCGGGTGTGCGTACTGCTACAGGTCGGTGTTGAAATCCCTTCGAACATATTGGGCATCGTCACTATCGGCTATCCCCACGATAGCGAATGGCCAGATGAACTGAGGCGCGAACTGAAGTATGCCGGACTGAAGCTTCGATCCTAG
- a CDS encoding amidohydrolase family protein, with translation MSTWLSEREQRLVAGAEAASAATPIPTQIVSNGEYLPPPQSETQKKVEARINELADVNGKHLGLSRRQFLHTSCGMAAAFLAMNDIYGNVFQVASAEAREPELMLARAQGLAGQFIFDVQTHFVRDEFDHKELLGLADFASQHWNPKMKEEGVSSLARYKFQNYVKEIYYDSDTNMALLSGAPFDDPSWWLLSNEQIVKARELINDFAGSRRLLAHSVITPKQPGWMEEVDKAIEVYKPDSWKSYTIGDPLAPSKFPWRLDDEQVMYPFYEKAVKAGINTLCIHKGLLPPDYEKSFAGVWEYATAWDIGKAAKDWPQMNFVIYHSALRAFLELPDKAWAEFEQTGRIQWATDLAEIPQKFGVTNVYAELGTSFANSAVAHPKFCAALVGTLIKGMGVDHVMWGTDSVWYGSPQWQIEALRRLEIPEDMQKKYGFAPLGDANSGVKQLIFGGNATKFYKIRLKAADNTRMPAFSADRLASLKNEYALAAEGPSNLRYGYVRAA, from the coding sequence ATGAGCACCTGGCTTAGTGAACGAGAGCAGCGCCTCGTTGCGGGCGCCGAGGCGGCATCGGCCGCAACGCCGATTCCCACCCAGATTGTTTCCAACGGCGAGTATCTCCCGCCCCCGCAGAGCGAGACCCAGAAGAAGGTCGAGGCGCGGATCAACGAGCTCGCCGACGTGAACGGCAAGCACCTCGGCTTGAGCCGCAGGCAGTTCCTTCACACGAGCTGCGGCATGGCGGCGGCATTCCTCGCCATGAACGACATCTACGGCAATGTTTTCCAAGTCGCATCTGCAGAGGCCCGCGAGCCCGAGCTGATGCTGGCGCGCGCGCAGGGCCTCGCCGGCCAGTTCATCTTCGACGTTCAGACCCATTTCGTGCGCGACGAGTTCGATCACAAGGAGCTGTTGGGTCTGGCGGACTTTGCGAGCCAGCACTGGAATCCGAAGATGAAGGAGGAGGGCGTCTCCTCGCTCGCCCGCTACAAGTTCCAGAATTATGTGAAAGAGATCTACTACGACAGCGACACCAACATGGCGCTCTTGAGCGGCGCGCCGTTCGACGATCCGAGCTGGTGGCTTCTTTCCAACGAGCAGATCGTCAAGGCGCGCGAGCTGATCAACGACTTCGCGGGCTCGCGCCGCCTGCTGGCGCACAGTGTCATTACCCCGAAGCAGCCCGGCTGGATGGAGGAGGTCGACAAGGCAATCGAGGTCTACAAGCCGGATTCCTGGAAGTCCTACACGATCGGCGACCCGCTGGCGCCCTCGAAATTCCCATGGCGGCTCGACGACGAGCAGGTGATGTATCCGTTCTACGAAAAAGCGGTGAAGGCCGGCATCAACACGTTGTGCATCCACAAGGGGCTGCTGCCGCCCGATTACGAGAAGTCGTTCGCCGGCGTGTGGGAATACGCAACCGCGTGGGACATCGGAAAGGCGGCAAAGGACTGGCCGCAGATGAACTTCGTGATCTATCACTCGGCGCTGCGGGCGTTCCTCGAACTGCCGGACAAGGCATGGGCGGAGTTCGAGCAGACCGGCCGCATCCAGTGGGCTACGGATCTTGCGGAAATCCCGCAGAAGTTCGGCGTCACCAATGTCTATGCCGAGCTCGGCACTTCCTTTGCCAACTCGGCGGTGGCGCATCCGAAGTTCTGCGCCGCGCTGGTCGGCACGCTGATCAAGGGCATGGGGGTCGATCACGTCATGTGGGGGACCGACTCGGTCTGGTACGGCTCACCGCAGTGGCAGATCGAAGCGCTGCGCCGCCTCGAAATTCCGGAGGACATGCAGAAGAAATACGGGTTTGCGCCGCTCGGCGATGCCAATAGCGGCGTCAAGCAGCTGATCTTCGGCGGCAACGCCACCAAGTTCTACAAGATCAGGCTGAAAGCGGCTGACAACACCAGAATGCCGGCCTTTTCCGCGGACCGTCTCGCTTCGCTCAAGAACGAGTATGCGCTGGCAGCCGAGGGGCCCTCGAACCTGCGCTACGGCTACGTTCGCGCCGCGTAA
- a CDS encoding pyrroloquinoline quinone-dependent dehydrogenase translates to MTFHERYLAGCAVLAVAALVTVSPTHAQAPTQPQDAALNAEAAQNDWPTYHGTYKSYHYSGLDQINTGNVKNLEVAWMHFPERATRGIQSTPLALDGVLYYSGSYSRVYALDGATGKTIWAFAPELDEELVAKQTHSPYNRGIAIGHGNLYVGTVDGRLIALNLKDGKPVWDTKLLDSKRMTVGFTGAPLVVKDKVIIGAQGGEWPHRGPIFGVDGKTGQKKWEFFTVAGTEEAMKTWGGDSWRTGGGGGWMPGTYDPESNTVWWGTANPAPLYDWAGADWKKSGPRPGDNLYTTSVIALDPDSGKLKFHHQELPHDAWDFDSSVGEFVMIERGGKKLVVHANKGGHIFVYDRSNAKIENVWPLVKNINFVKSIDPKTGELIGRRDLSEGKVDPPLCPAIMGGISWNSGAYSPKNGLFYRIGQEWCMELTVEKTTPILEPMAQLNLGATFKPVAPPDGPARGHLSARDPVTGAKKWEVNYKYPPLASVLATAGNLVFVPDAEGIVHAYNADTGEELWSRNNGIGHNAGIISYMAGGKQYIAVPAGWGTLVGDEFVGLFGEPFKSMPKNTGALVVFTLRQ, encoded by the coding sequence ATGACTTTCCACGAACGATATCTCGCCGGCTGCGCTGTGCTGGCGGTGGCTGCCTTGGTCACCGTCTCACCGACGCACGCTCAAGCGCCGACGCAGCCTCAAGACGCGGCGCTGAATGCCGAGGCTGCCCAGAACGACTGGCCGACGTACCACGGCACCTACAAGTCCTACCATTACAGCGGCCTCGACCAGATCAATACCGGCAACGTCAAGAATCTCGAGGTCGCCTGGATGCACTTTCCGGAGCGCGCCACCCGCGGCATTCAGTCAACGCCGCTGGCCCTTGACGGCGTGCTGTACTATTCGGGCTCCTACAGCCGCGTCTACGCGCTGGACGGCGCGACCGGCAAGACGATCTGGGCCTTCGCGCCGGAGCTAGACGAGGAACTGGTCGCCAAGCAAACGCACTCGCCGTACAACCGCGGCATCGCCATCGGCCACGGCAATCTCTACGTCGGCACGGTCGATGGGCGCCTGATCGCGCTCAATCTCAAGGACGGCAAGCCGGTGTGGGACACCAAGCTGCTGGATTCCAAGAGGATGACGGTCGGCTTCACCGGCGCGCCGCTGGTGGTGAAGGACAAGGTGATCATTGGTGCCCAGGGCGGCGAATGGCCCCATCGCGGACCGATCTTCGGCGTGGACGGCAAGACCGGACAGAAGAAATGGGAGTTCTTCACGGTCGCCGGCACCGAAGAGGCCATGAAGACCTGGGGTGGTGATTCCTGGCGGACCGGCGGCGGCGGCGGCTGGATGCCCGGAACCTACGATCCGGAAAGCAATACGGTGTGGTGGGGCACCGCCAACCCGGCGCCGCTCTACGACTGGGCGGGCGCGGACTGGAAGAAGAGCGGGCCGCGGCCGGGCGACAATCTCTACACGACATCGGTCATCGCGCTCGATCCTGATAGCGGCAAGCTCAAATTCCACCATCAGGAGCTGCCGCACGACGCCTGGGACTTCGACTCTTCCGTCGGCGAATTCGTGATGATCGAGCGTGGCGGCAAGAAGCTCGTCGTGCACGCCAACAAGGGCGGACACATCTTCGTCTATGATCGTTCCAACGCCAAGATCGAGAATGTCTGGCCGCTGGTAAAGAACATCAACTTCGTCAAGAGCATCGATCCGAAGACCGGCGAGTTGATCGGTCGCCGTGACCTCTCGGAAGGCAAGGTCGACCCGCCATTGTGCCCGGCGATCATGGGCGGCATCAGCTGGAACTCTGGCGCCTACAGCCCCAAGAACGGGCTGTTCTACCGGATCGGGCAGGAGTGGTGCATGGAGCTGACCGTCGAGAAGACCACGCCGATCCTGGAGCCGATGGCCCAGCTCAACCTCGGCGCCACGTTCAAGCCTGTGGCGCCTCCGGACGGACCGGCCCGTGGTCATCTTAGCGCCCGCGACCCGGTCACCGGCGCCAAGAAGTGGGAGGTCAACTACAAGTACCCGCCGCTCGCCAGCGTTCTCGCCACTGCGGGCAATCTGGTATTCGTGCCGGACGCCGAAGGCATCGTGCACGCCTACAATGCGGACACCGGCGAAGAGCTCTGGTCGCGCAACAACGGCATCGGGCATAATGCCGGCATCATCAGCTACATGGCCGGTGGCAAGCAGTACATCGCCGTACCGGCGGGCTGGGGCACCCTGGTGGGCGACGAATTTGTCGGGCTCTTTGGCGAGCCCTTCAAGAGCATGCCGAAGAATACCGGTGCCCTGGTTGTCTTCACGCTCAGACAATGA
- a CDS encoding cytochrome c, whose amino-acid sequence MRIPFVIVVSLAIIWPWLSTASFAQQSTSPDAANPLPQAEASPDDIEGGKMFATTCGFCHQDGGRHAGKGPKLSKSERSDEYLIERIKKGKVGAMPAYGSVFTDGQIIAILAYIRGLDD is encoded by the coding sequence ATGCGAATACCGTTTGTAATTGTTGTTTCCCTGGCCATCATATGGCCATGGCTGTCGACCGCCTCGTTTGCCCAACAGTCCACCTCGCCGGACGCTGCAAATCCGCTGCCGCAAGCCGAAGCCTCGCCGGACGACATCGAAGGCGGGAAAATGTTCGCCACGACCTGCGGCTTTTGTCACCAGGATGGCGGCCGCCATGCGGGCAAAGGTCCGAAGCTGTCGAAGTCCGAGCGCAGCGACGAATACCTCATCGAGCGTATCAAGAAGGGCAAGGTCGGCGCCATGCCCGCCTATGGGTCGGTGTTCACTGACGGCCAGATCATCGCGATCCTGGCCTACATTCGGGGGCTCGATGACTAG
- a CDS encoding substrate-binding periplasmic protein: MTSAAWKPRYRLARYAASLSLLMLWNAPADARSLETVIERGALTLCASPNALPFASKTGPVPGFQIELGEKIAEQLGVKLTREWVVSATQYRRADCDLVLDVIARKDTPPAGGVRISRPYHRSGVVLAVRSDSHASSLANLGSDQRVGVPVGSLVSMTLAKGGAATSPFVFEDDIVAALANREIEAAAVTPMTVGWFNLQHADKPLRLIPAFDNDQDLNWNIAAGLLRPDDKLRQRVDAAIEALLADGTIARIYARYGIELRSPQ, encoded by the coding sequence ATGACTAGCGCGGCGTGGAAACCGCGATATCGGCTCGCCCGATACGCGGCCAGCCTCTCGCTGCTGATGCTCTGGAACGCGCCGGCGGATGCCCGCTCGCTGGAAACCGTCATCGAGCGCGGCGCATTGACGCTCTGCGCCAGCCCCAATGCGCTGCCGTTTGCAAGCAAGACCGGACCGGTCCCAGGGTTTCAGATCGAGCTCGGCGAGAAAATTGCCGAGCAACTCGGTGTCAAGCTGACACGGGAGTGGGTGGTCAGTGCGACCCAGTATCGCCGCGCCGATTGCGACCTCGTGCTCGACGTCATCGCCCGCAAGGATACGCCGCCCGCGGGCGGCGTGCGGATTTCGCGTCCCTACCATCGCAGCGGCGTCGTGCTCGCGGTGCGCAGCGATTCGCACGCCTCGTCGCTGGCCAATCTCGGTTCCGATCAGCGGGTCGGAGTACCGGTCGGCTCGCTGGTTTCGATGACGCTCGCCAAGGGGGGCGCCGCGACATCTCCGTTCGTGTTCGAGGACGATATTGTTGCAGCACTGGCCAATCGCGAGATCGAGGCCGCCGCCGTCACACCGATGACGGTCGGCTGGTTCAACCTGCAGCATGCCGACAAGCCGCTGCGCCTGATTCCAGCGTTCGACAACGACCAGGATCTGAACTGGAATATTGCGGCCGGGCTGCTTCGCCCCGACGACAAGCTGCGGCAGCGTGTCGATGCGGCGATCGAGGCCCTGCTGGCCGATGGCACCATCGCGCGGATCTACGCCCGCTACGGCATCGAGCTGCGATCTCCGCAGTAG
- a CDS encoding alpha-amylase family glycosyl hydrolase produces the protein MNPKTPVSARILCTDPTAWTVDWRLRAPALPLPFTDDDRGPAAVVKWRENELVPCDPAGDEPDWQNDPRLDTLPANNRLVIYELPTRWSRIETEGTVSIAGGTFRDVLALVERTAAPTNFAGVAALAPGEAHLEDLGVNALELLPPADSFVNREWGYATSNYFAADFDLGFPRGHASPTASADLAALVTACHRHRLRFFTDVVMAFATRYAYRYVNFLDFHVHRGTDDPEEDARDDFGGDLFKYNFLTDAYDPITGGPARLVPARRLMLTCLARWMLDFRVDGIRMDSVPNIMNWDFVQEYKDLARNIWRSRWLAQGLPAQGADERFLVVGEDLAVPIDLLRQNRLDGLWNEEFKRMVRYAIIGQNDEKEPSFEWTVRKLIDCRLLGFADGSQAINYVTSHDVEGVRNERLYNLLNNNGVWNTERRIKLAFVCLMTAVGIPMIFAGEEFADQHDLAVIHPQKQIDPVNFDRLQDPWRRRVFEYCARLVRFRTRSDALAVNDTQFIHVDFEEGKRVLVWQRGRPGIDHPVIVVANFSDFETALPFAPASEYRVPNWPMTPPGMRWREITQNRDVPPEWVHREPIFPWEAKVYALT, from the coding sequence GTGAACCCGAAGACGCCGGTGTCGGCCCGCATCCTGTGCACGGACCCGACCGCCTGGACGGTGGATTGGCGACTGCGCGCACCGGCACTGCCGCTCCCGTTCACCGACGACGACCGCGGCCCGGCGGCCGTCGTGAAGTGGCGGGAAAACGAGCTGGTGCCCTGCGATCCCGCCGGCGACGAACCGGACTGGCAGAACGACCCGCGGCTCGACACCCTCCCCGCCAACAACCGTCTCGTCATCTACGAGCTGCCAACGCGCTGGAGCCGGATTGAGACAGAGGGCACCGTCAGCATCGCCGGCGGGACTTTCCGTGACGTCCTTGCGCTCGTGGAGCGGACCGCGGCACCGACCAATTTCGCGGGCGTAGCTGCGCTCGCACCCGGCGAGGCACATCTCGAAGACCTCGGCGTCAACGCTCTCGAGCTGTTGCCTCCGGCCGACAGCTTCGTCAACCGCGAGTGGGGCTACGCGACGAGCAACTATTTCGCCGCCGATTTTGATTTGGGATTTCCGAGAGGCCATGCCTCGCCGACGGCGTCCGCCGATCTTGCGGCGCTTGTTACCGCCTGCCATCGACACCGCCTTCGGTTCTTCACCGACGTCGTGATGGCCTTCGCGACACGGTATGCTTATCGGTACGTCAATTTCCTCGACTTCCACGTCCACCGTGGGACTGATGATCCGGAGGAGGACGCCCGGGACGACTTTGGCGGTGACCTCTTCAAGTATAACTTCTTGACCGACGCCTACGACCCGATCACCGGGGGACCCGCGCGCCTCGTGCCGGCGCGTCGCCTCATGCTAACCTGCCTTGCGCGCTGGATGCTCGACTTTCGGGTCGATGGCATTCGGATGGACAGCGTGCCCAACATCATGAACTGGGACTTCGTACAGGAGTACAAGGATCTTGCCCGAAACATATGGCGCTCGCGGTGGCTGGCGCAGGGCCTGCCGGCACAGGGTGCCGACGAACGCTTCCTCGTCGTCGGAGAGGATCTGGCGGTGCCGATTGATCTTCTGCGCCAGAACCGCCTCGACGGCCTGTGGAACGAAGAGTTCAAGCGGATGGTTCGGTATGCAATCATCGGACAAAATGACGAAAAGGAGCCGAGTTTCGAGTGGACGGTGCGCAAACTGATCGACTGCCGTCTGCTTGGCTTCGCCGATGGGTCTCAAGCGATCAACTACGTGACCTCGCACGATGTTGAGGGCGTCAGGAACGAGCGCCTGTACAATCTTCTCAACAACAATGGCGTTTGGAATACGGAGCGACGGATCAAGCTTGCCTTCGTCTGTCTGATGACTGCCGTCGGCATACCCATGATTTTCGCAGGCGAAGAGTTCGCCGACCAGCATGACCTCGCGGTCATCCATCCGCAAAAGCAGATCGATCCCGTGAACTTCGATCGCCTGCAGGACCCTTGGCGCCGGCGCGTATTCGAATATTGCGCCCGCCTCGTCCGTTTTCGCACGAGGTCTGACGCACTTGCTGTCAACGACACGCAGTTCATCCACGTCGATTTCGAGGAGGGTAAACGCGTGCTCGTCTGGCAGCGGGGCCGGCCGGGCATCGACCACCCTGTGATCGTCGTCGCGAATTTTTCGGATTTTGAAACCGCGCTGCCGTTCGCCCCAGCTTCCGAATACCGCGTGCCGAACTGGCCAATGACCCCGCCGGGCATGCGCTGGCGCGAGATTACGCAGAATCGCGACGTGCCGCCCGAATGGGTCCACCGGGAGCCGATCTTTCCCTGGGAGGCCAAGGTCTATGCCTTGACCTGA
- a CDS encoding VOC family protein, which translates to MAKNTICLWYDKDAEAAARFYAETFPDSAVGAVHRAPSDYPSGKQGDVLTVEFTVAGVPCIGLNGGPAFKHNEAFSFQIATDDQQETDRYWNAIVGNGGQESACGWCKDKWGVSWQITPRVLTEALAAGGAEAKRAFDAMMGMKKIDVAAIKAARRG; encoded by the coding sequence ATGGCCAAGAACACGATTTGCCTGTGGTACGACAAGGACGCGGAAGCTGCGGCCCGCTTCTACGCCGAAACCTTTCCCGACAGCGCCGTGGGCGCCGTCCACCGGGCACCCAGCGACTACCCCTCCGGCAAGCAGGGCGACGTGCTGACGGTAGAATTCACGGTCGCCGGCGTCCCGTGTATTGGTCTCAACGGCGGTCCCGCGTTCAAGCATAACGAAGCTTTCTCGTTTCAGATCGCCACCGATGATCAGCAGGAGACCGACCGCTACTGGAACGCCATTGTCGGCAATGGAGGCCAGGAGAGTGCGTGCGGCTGGTGCAAGGACAAGTGGGGCGTCTCCTGGCAAATCACGCCGCGCGTGCTGACAGAGGCGCTGGCGGCCGGCGGCGCTGAAGCAAAGCGCGCATTCGATGCCATGATGGGCATGAAGAAAATCGACGTCGCCGCGATCAAAGCGGCGCGACGCGGCTGA